A stretch of the Parabacteroides timonensis genome encodes the following:
- a CDS encoding TonB-dependent receptor — translation MKSILIIIAGSLASFAVAGNESDPVDSLKISRDVSLNEVVVTATKVSQSTPVAYSELSKKELSRKNDGQGIPYLISQSPSVIMTSDAGTGIGYSGFRIRGTDANRINITVNGVPVNDSESHTVFWANMADFASSVDNIQIQRGAGTSTNGAASFGATVAMQTQKPDLKPYAEYAISAGSFGTVKNSVKAGTGLLYDHFVFDARYSNIQSDGYIDRATANMHSYFGSATYYGDNTLVRFQTFGNVEKTYQAWTGVPSYLLNSDRTYNPCGEYQENGVTKFYDNQTDNYWQQNYHLMASQRLGDLWNMNLTLHYTHGEGYYEDYKADAKFKSYKLPAYYINGKGDTITRSDLVRRKWLDNDFYGAVYSANYRTERLQMSFGSAVNKYTGDHFGRVMWVKNSETLPVPDYEYYRNTGNKLDYNAYIKANYRLLPWLNGYLDLQYRGIHYTIEGSDDKAGDNVDVNKHWNFFNPKAGINIQQGGHNAFVSFSVANREPNRDNFTEAAVNERPVHETLYDYEAGYSFGNEHFRVGANLYYMDYNNQLILTGKISEIGEALTSNIKDSYRMGIELTGGVSITHWLDWNGNVTLSRNKIKNFTLYVDNWDTGGQNSEYLGTTDIAFSPGIIANSMFDFNLKGFSASFNSQFVGRQYIDNTSAKDRSIDPCFVNSLRVGYVFKPKFIKEIGIDVTINNLFNEKYETNAWVYSYIENGTLKKDDGYFTQAGTSAMARITFKF, via the coding sequence GAGTCCGACCCTGTCGATTCTCTCAAAATTTCCCGGGATGTATCTCTAAACGAAGTGGTGGTCACCGCCACCAAAGTATCTCAAAGTACACCTGTCGCTTACAGCGAATTATCAAAAAAGGAACTCAGCCGGAAGAATGACGGACAAGGTATTCCCTATCTCATTTCCCAGTCACCATCCGTGATCATGACCTCCGACGCCGGAACCGGTATCGGCTACTCCGGCTTCCGTATCCGTGGCACGGATGCCAACCGTATAAACATCACCGTCAATGGTGTCCCGGTCAACGACTCCGAATCGCATACCGTTTTCTGGGCAAACATGGCCGATTTCGCCTCTTCCGTCGATAACATACAGATACAACGCGGAGCAGGAACCTCCACCAACGGAGCTGCCTCTTTCGGAGCAACCGTCGCCATGCAAACACAAAAGCCCGACCTGAAGCCTTATGCAGAATATGCCATCTCTGCAGGTTCGTTCGGAACTGTAAAAAACTCCGTCAAAGCTGGTACCGGATTATTATACGATCATTTTGTCTTCGATGCCCGCTACTCCAACATTCAAAGCGACGGATATATCGACCGCGCAACAGCCAATATGCATTCTTACTTTGGTTCCGCCACCTATTATGGCGATAATACGTTGGTTCGCTTCCAGACTTTCGGGAATGTAGAAAAGACTTACCAGGCCTGGACCGGTGTTCCCTCCTATCTATTAAACAGCGACCGCACCTATAACCCATGCGGCGAATACCAAGAAAACGGGGTCACTAAATTCTACGACAACCAGACCGACAACTACTGGCAGCAGAATTATCACCTGATGGCCAGCCAACGCCTGGGTGATCTATGGAATATGAACCTGACCCTCCATTACACACACGGAGAAGGATATTACGAAGACTATAAAGCCGACGCAAAATTCAAGTCATACAAACTACCCGCATACTACATCAACGGGAAAGGAGATACAATAACACGTTCGGACCTGGTCCGCCGCAAATGGCTGGACAACGACTTCTACGGAGCGGTTTACAGTGCCAACTACCGTACCGAACGTCTTCAGATGAGTTTCGGTTCTGCCGTTAATAAATATACCGGCGACCACTTCGGCCGTGTCATGTGGGTAAAAAACAGCGAAACACTGCCGGTACCCGATTACGAATACTATCGCAATACAGGTAATAAACTGGACTATAATGCTTATATAAAAGCAAACTACCGGCTACTCCCTTGGTTAAACGGATACCTCGACCTGCAATACCGCGGTATCCACTACACGATTGAAGGTAGCGATGATAAAGCAGGCGACAATGTCGACGTGAATAAACACTGGAACTTCTTTAATCCGAAAGCCGGCATCAACATCCAGCAGGGAGGACATAACGCATTTGTCTCCTTCTCCGTTGCCAACCGCGAACCCAACCGCGACAATTTCACGGAAGCAGCCGTCAACGAACGTCCCGTTCATGAAACCTTATATGATTACGAAGCAGGTTATAGTTTCGGCAACGAACATTTCCGCGTTGGAGCCAACCTGTATTATATGGATTACAATAATCAGCTGATCCTGACCGGTAAGATCAGTGAGATCGGCGAAGCATTGACCAGTAACATCAAAGACAGTTACCGTATGGGTATCGAACTGACCGGCGGTGTAAGTATCACGCACTGGCTCGACTGGAACGGAAATGTTACACTGAGTCGCAATAAGATAAAAAACTTCACCCTGTATGTGGATAATTGGGATACTGGCGGACAAAACAGCGAATACCTGGGAACAACCGATATCGCTTTTTCTCCGGGCATCATAGCCAATAGCATGTTCGATTTCAACCTGAAAGGATTTTCTGCCAGCTTCAACTCGCAGTTTGTCGGCCGTCAATATATCGATAATACCTCCGCAAAAGACCGATCGATAGATCCTTGTTTCGTGAACAGCCTGCGGGTAGGTTATGTTTTCAAACCGAAGTTCATCAAAGAGATCGGCATAGATGTAACCATCAACAATCTCTTCAATGAAAAATATGAAACAAATGCCTGGGTTTATTCCTATATAGAAAATGGAACCCTGAAAAAAGATGACGGTTATTTCACACAGGCAGGGACCAGCGCAATGGCACGTATTACTTTCAAATTTTAA